A single region of the Changchengzhania lutea genome encodes:
- a CDS encoding DUF59 domain-containing protein → MSETIDTTALGEKIVNVLKTIYDPEIPVDIYELGLIYDVFVNEDYDVKILMTLTTPNCPVAETLPLEVEEKVKSLNEVKSAEVEITFDPPWTQDLMSEEAKLELGML, encoded by the coding sequence ATGAGTGAAACAATAGATACTACAGCATTAGGCGAAAAAATAGTAAACGTACTTAAAACGATTTACGACCCGGAAATACCGGTTGATATTTATGAATTGGGTCTAATTTACGATGTGTTTGTAAATGAAGATTATGATGTTAAAATCCTTATGACATTAACAACACCCAATTGTCCAGTGGCTGAAACCTTGCCTTTAGAAGTTGAAGAAAAAGTAAAATCCCTTAACGAGGTAAAAAGCGCTGAAGTTGAAATCACGTTTGATCCGCCTTGGACCCAAGATTTAATGAGCGAAGAAGCGAAGTTGGAGTTGGGGATGCTTTAG
- a CDS encoding SufE family protein: MTIEAIQEEIIEEFSMFEDWEERYQYMIDLGKDLPLIDDQYKTESNIIKGCQSKVWVHAEMNSDKIQFTADSDAIITKGIIAILIRVFSNQHPKDIIDANTDFIDKIGLKEHLSPTRANGLVSMVKQLKMYAIAYQTQLN; this comes from the coding sequence GTGACTATTGAAGCTATACAAGAAGAAATTATTGAGGAATTCTCCATGTTTGAAGACTGGGAAGAACGCTATCAGTATATGATTGATCTAGGGAAAGATTTACCCCTAATTGACGACCAATACAAAACCGAAAGTAATATTATAAAAGGATGCCAAAGTAAAGTTTGGGTGCATGCCGAAATGAACAGTGATAAGATCCAGTTTACAGCAGATAGTGATGCCATAATAACAAAAGGTATCATTGCTATTTTAATTCGTGTATTCTCCAATCAGCATCCTAAAGACATTATTGATGCCAATACCGATTTTATTGATAAGATTGGATTAAAAGAACATTTATCGCCTACTCGTGCCAACGGGTTGGTAAGTATGGTAAAGCAACTTAAAATGTATGCGATAGCATATCAAACACAATTGAACTAG
- a CDS encoding DUF2480 family protein, with product MPDDIINRIANSKLITLNLEDYYPAGQRVLFDIKDWLFEGIVLREKDFRNHVLEHDWSQYKDNYVALICSSDAIVPGWAFMLLSVQLQPFVKKTVIGDLETLETAIYQEVLSHLDVSDYQDKSVIIKGCSKKPVPQNAYIMLANKLQPIAKSIMYGEACSSVPLYKKK from the coding sequence ATGCCAGACGACATCATAAACCGCATAGCGAACAGTAAATTAATCACTTTAAATCTGGAGGATTATTACCCAGCAGGACAGCGTGTGCTTTTTGATATTAAAGACTGGCTTTTTGAAGGCATCGTTTTACGGGAAAAAGATTTTAGAAACCATGTCTTAGAACACGATTGGTCCCAATATAAAGACAACTATGTCGCTTTAATTTGCAGCAGCGATGCCATCGTTCCGGGTTGGGCTTTTATGTTACTTAGTGTGCAGTTACAGCCCTTTGTAAAAAAAACAGTCATTGGGGATTTAGAAACTCTAGAAACCGCTATCTATCAAGAGGTTTTAAGCCATTTAGATGTTTCAGACTACCAAGATAAATCGGTCATTATTAAGGGCTGTTCTAAAAAGCCCGTTCCGCAAAACGCCTATATTATGTTGGCAAATAAACTACAGCCCATAGCAAAATCCATTATGTATGGTGAGGCGTGTTCATCGGTACCTTTATATAAAAAGAAATAA
- a CDS encoding class I SAM-dependent methyltransferase has product MEGEYYKTKESVEEYIELAREVNGGQLIEKITKFLPIDSLLLEIGSGPGTDWKVLSNYYKVIGSDNSTEFLYHLSNKYPHGEFLLLDAITLKTSQKFDGIYSNKVMHHLKDNELSASIKRQYDILNADGIICHSFWKGQGSEIFKGLFVNYHTKESLMTLYQDNFEILYIEAYDEFDHKDSLLLIAKKK; this is encoded by the coding sequence ATGGAAGGTGAATATTATAAAACAAAAGAATCTGTTGAAGAATATATCGAACTTGCAAGAGAGGTAAATGGGGGGCAATTGATAGAAAAAATTACTAAATTTTTGCCTATAGATTCTCTTTTACTTGAAATAGGTTCTGGCCCAGGGACAGATTGGAAAGTCTTAAGTAACTATTATAAAGTTATTGGCTCAGATAATTCAACAGAATTTTTATATCACTTAAGCAACAAATATCCCCATGGGGAATTTCTTCTTCTGGATGCTATCACTTTAAAAACATCTCAAAAATTTGATGGTATTTATTCAAACAAAGTGATGCATCATTTAAAAGACAACGAATTAAGTGCCTCTATTAAAAGACAGTATGATATATTAAATGCTGATGGAATCATTTGTCATTCATTTTGGAAAGGACAGGGTTCTGAAATATTTAAAGGGCTATTCGTTAATTATCATACAAAGGAAAGCTTAATGACGTTATATCAAGATAATTTTGAGATCCTTTATATTGAAGCGTACGATGAATTTGATCATAAAGATTCCCTTTTGTTAATTGCAAAGAAAAAATAA